In one window of Arachis ipaensis cultivar K30076 chromosome B06, Araip1.1, whole genome shotgun sequence DNA:
- the LOC107647940 gene encoding uncharacterized protein LOC107647940 — protein sequence MSSLSPAQSNKSSQRLAQVRASLSSLLALAIAVVCSSTSPSRLPWLLLDVVSDFDFWWASSSSEVKSTPRRGVVPTRWGGTMENYWNSKMRKVKVGLTIYTLPARIQSGLTRSGRVVYPTRFG from the exons ATGTCCTCATTGTCGCCAGCTCAGTCAAACAAAAGTAGCCAGCGACTCGCCCAGGTTCGTGCGTCATTGTCGTCTCTTCTTGCCCTTGCTATTGCTGTTGTTTGCTCGTCGACGTCGCCATCTCGCCTCCCGTGGCTGCTCCTCGATGTGGTTAGCGATT TTGATTTTTGGTGGGCTTCCTCATCGTCGGAGGTGAAGTCGACGCCAAGGAGGGGAGTGGTACCAACGAGATGGGGTGGCACGATGGAGAACTACTGGAATTCGAAAATGAGAAAGGTAAAAGTAGGGCTGACAATATATACCCTACCCGCGCGTATCCAATCCGGACTAACTCGTTCGGGTAGGGTTGTCTACCCTACCCGCTTTGGGTAG
- the LOC107646328 gene encoding putative F-box protein At1g53550 — protein sequence MEKLIKFLFQCFFTRRVRKFQIRKSCFASLPVDVITDIFVRLPIKSVLICRCVCKYWNTFISDPNFAKLLFTYTPPAIMIRRRCYSRIFHLVEYDRIEWHERRNNLFCLSLFEVLEPNNNSSIKLDPKFEIFLPNPKSTQSRRVPPLHVRSCNGLFFMSSSKESDFSFVCNPITGEFVRLPKQPPILTPCEQIYWSFGFHPKTNQYKAMRIHIFKQDHRMVIEMHTVGTSTWINIEVDYPKYLTHVFKHPTYFNGALHWICKDADRNASIWAFDFDTEQFQFFSNRPKGQSKGTILKFRDSLCFIDFNELLISMWMMKKYGVGESWIPIFQYSVITAQLPGCMAYLDRENQEFMIFGTPWHDFKVHGKFQVLGHVPTLIPLKNIIGDNVEVQNIYSLDNPN from the exons ATGGAAAAATTGATCAAATTTCTCTTCCAATGTTTCTTTACACGACGGGTGAG GAAATTTCAAATACGAAAGTCTTGTTTTGCCAGTCTTCCGGTCGATGTAATTACTGACATCTTTGTCAGACTTCCTATAAAATCTGTTCTCATTTGTAGATGTGTTTGCAAGTATTGGAACACATTTATTTCTGATCCAAATTTTGCCAAGTTACTCTTTACTTATACACCTCCTGCTATCATGATCCGACGGCGCTGTTATTCAAGAATCTTTCATCTTGTTGAATATGACCGAATTGAATGGCATGAAAGGAGAAACAATCTATTCTGCCTCAGTTTGTTTGAAGTCCTGGAACCCAATAATAATAGCAGCATAAAACTTGATCCTAAATTTGAGATTTTTCTCCCTAATCCCAAATCAACTCAGAGTAGAAGAGTTCCTCCTCTTCATGTGCGTTCTTGTAATGGTCTTTTTTTCATGAGTTCTTCAAAGGAAAGTGACTTTTCATTTGTTTGCAACCCAATAACAGGTGAGTTCGTAAGACTTCCAAAACAACCTCCAATCTTGACACCCTGCGAGCAAATATATTGGAGTTTTGGTTTTCACCCAAAAACAAACCAATACAAGGCAATGAGAATCCATATTTTTAAACAAGATCATCGTATGGTTATTGAAATGCACACAGTTGGAACATCGACATGGATAAATATTGAGGTAGATTATCCTAAGTATTTGACACATGTGTTCAAACATCCTACTTATTTTAATGGGGCACTTCATTGGATTTGTAAAGATGCTGATAGAAATGCCTCAATATGGGCTTTCGATTTTGACACAGAACAGTTCCAATTCTTTTCTAACAGGCCCAAGGGTCAAAGCAAAGGCACAATATTAAAATTCAGGGATTCTCTTTGCTTCATAGATTTTAATGAACTGCTTATCTCAATGTGGATGATGAAAAAATATGGAGTTGGAGAATCTTGGATTCCCATTTTCCAGTATTCCGTAATCACAGCTCAGTTACCTGGTTGCATGGCGTACCTTGATCGTGAAAATCAAGAGTTTATGATTTTTGGGACTCCTTGGCATGATTTCAAGGTTCATGGCAAGTTTCAAGTGCTTGGCCATGTTCCTACCCTTATCCCACTGAAAAATATTATCGGAGATAATGTGGAGGTGCAGAATATTTACTCATTGGATAATCCAAATTGA